The segment GGCCGAAGCCCGCAAAAGCCTTGCGGCCTTGATGGATCGGCCTGCCTTCCGAAACCTGCAGGCCGTATCCCGGGGGCACGTTCATGCGATCTGGCACCAATTCTATGGCACACCATTCGACTTCGTCGCGATCCAGAAATTTGCTGCCTGGTTTCATCCTGATCTTTTCCCTGATCTGGACGCAAATGCCACGTTCCGCGAAATGTACGAACGCTTCATGCCCTTTGCCTACGAACCGGGCTATTTCATTTCACTGGATACCGTGATCGACCATGATGGACGTCAATAACAACGGCTAGTTTGCTGGAACGGGTTTTGATCGGCGGGGCAGACCCGGATCAATCCCCGTTACCAGGGCATGTCTCCGTCAAGGTATAGACCGCATAAGTCATCGCCCCGACAAGCACAACCGCACCCGCCTGATGCGCCACACCCAGCGGCAACCACACAACACTCAGCAGTGTTGAAATCCCCAATGTCACCTGAAGGCAAACCGCCGCCAGCACCAGATGGGTGGCAAGGCGTTGTTGTGGCGTCAGGTCCCATTTCCCGGCACGCCACCAGAACAGGATCACCATGACAAAGGTCAGTTTCGCGAGCCACCGGTGATCCCACTGCACCGTCATATGGTCCTCAAACGGTGCCAGCCATGCCGGGCTATAGACAAACAGCCCGTCGGGGATCAGTTGCCCGTCCATCAGCGGGAAGGTGTTATAGGTATGCCCGGCATTGATCCCGGCAACAAAGCCGCCCGAAAGGGCGGCAAACACGATCAGCGCCAGAAGCTGCCAGCCGCGTTTCGAGGCATGGGTTGCCATCCCGCGCGGGGCATATTGGTTAAACCCGACCCACATCAACGCGATGAAAATCACCAGCGCCAGACCGAAATGCGCGGTCAGGCGGTACTGGCTGACATCGGGGCGGTCGACAAGGCCGCTCATGACCATGTACCAGCCCATCGCACCCTGCAAACCGCCAAGGATGAACAGGCCCCAAAGCTTCCACTTGGTCGCGCCATCAATGGATTTTTTGGCAAGGAACCAGACGAAGGGCACAAAGAACACAACGCCAATCAACCGGCCCCAAAGCCGGTGAATGAATTCCAGCCAGAAGATCGATTTGAAATCCTCGACCGACATCCAGGCATTGATCTTCTGGAATTCGGGATACTGGCTGTATTGCTGATAAAGCGCCATCCAGTCCGCCTCGTTCATTGGCGGGATGATCCCGGTAAAGGGCCGCCATTCCACAATGGAGAGCCCGGACTCGGTCAGCCGCGTCAGGCCGCCAATCACCACCATGATGAACACCATGGCCGCCACAAAAAACAGCCACATCGCAACATTCCTGTGCGGGGTGGGGGCGACGGAACCGGTGGCAGGGGCGGGGGATGATACGCTGCTGGTTTGCTCAATCGAGGACATCGGCGGGATCTCTTTGTCATGCGAAGCGCTTAATTTCGCGCCCAATATAGGGTGAAATTTCAAAAAGTGCAGGAAAAGCTTCACCGCAACGTTTCTGCGTCCGATTTCTACGTCCGGCATCGGGGCCGGATCATGGATTTATTAACGCAATAAATAGTGTTCTATAAATATAAAACACATAAAAAATGTATTGAATTATCCGATATACACACCCATAGTCTTAATCAACCAACAGAAACTTTCTTTTGAGGATCGACGATGTTTCCCATCAATCTGGACCTTGCGCGGCTTTCGGTCGCGCTGGTGGGCAACGGTCAGGCAACCCTGAACCGTTTGCGCCAGCTTGACGGTGATGGGGCGAAATACGTCACCGTTTATGCCGAAGACCCGATTGCCGAACTGGTGGACCAGGCCGGCGACCGGCTGCACCGCTATCTCCCGAATTCGGCCGATGTCAACGCGGCCGCGATCATGTTTATTGTTGATTTGCCGCATGAAAAGGCCGCCGAACTGGCCGCCATCGCCAAGGCCGTCGGCACGATCGCCAATGTCGAGGACGTCAAGGAATACTGTGATTTTTTCTCGCCGGCGCGGGTCACGCGCGGTGATCTGATGATTACGGTGTCGACCAACGGGCACAGCCCGCGACTGGCCGGCCGTATCCGCCATGCGATTGAAAACTGGCTGGTGCCCAAATGGGATCAGCGCCTGCGCGAGCTTTCCGATCAGCGTGAAAAATGGAAGGCCGACGGGGCGGATATGAAACAGCTTCTGAAAATGACGGACGATTATATCGACCGTCGGGGATGGTTGTGATGACAGTCATGCGCGAAGAAGACATTGTCACCGGCGGCTCGATGTCGGTCGAGGAGGCCGAAGTCCGCGCGGCTGATCTGCTGTCGCGATACGGCCACTTGCAGGGCATTTCCCTGATCGAGCCGATGGTGCACGAGGAATTCAATGGCAAAATCACCATGACCTCGTCCTTCGGGACAGAGGCCGCGGCACTGCTCGCGCTTGTGTCCGAGGTCGACCCGAACCTGCCGGTGATCTTCCTTGATACCCGCAAGCTGTTTGGCGAAACCCATCGCTATCGTGAACAGCTCGTTGATCAGCTTGGCCTGACCAATATCCAGATCATGCGCCCGGATGAAACGCTTCTGGCGGCGGACGATCCCAACGGCATGCTGTTTGCCACGGATACCGCCAAATGCTGCTATCTGCGCAAGGTCGAACCGCTGCAACGTGCGCTTAAGGGCTATGACGCGTGGCTGACCGGGCGCAAGCGTTTCCATGGTGGCGAACGCGGGCAACTGCCCGTGATCGAAACCGCCGGAACCCGGATCAAGATCAATCCGCTGGCGGGCTATAACCGGTCTGACATCGAAGATATCTTTGACAACCGCGCCTTGCCACACCATCCGCTGGAAGCCGAAGGTTTCCTGTCCATCGGCTGCATGCCATGCACCGATCGCGTTGATCCCAATTCAACCGATGTCCGTGCCGGTCGCTGGGCCGGACAGGACAAGACCGAATGCGGCATCCACTACATCATCTGAAAATCAAAAGCCCGGTCCTTGTGCCGGGCTTTTCAGATTGCGGGCAAAACATTCCCAATCAGCATTCCCAAGCAGATCGTCATTCCCGCGAAGGCGGGAATCCAGTCTCTTCCAATCGGGCATGGATTCCGGGTCTACGCTGCGCTTCGCCCGGAATGACGATTTGATCAATCACCAGGCCAATCCAGCCACGCTGCCCCCGGCATCACCAAACGCCACCGACCGGACGGACCACGCCCCGGACGGTCCCCGCGGCCCCGAACGACGCTCGCTCTCGGTTGCCCCAAAACGCACCTCACCCCAAGGGCAACAACGTTGCCGCATGGCAGACACACAAATCCCGCCATCGATCACCGGCCTGTCGGCATCTCCGAACGATCCATCGGCCCGCTGACAACCGATCCTGCTTGCCACCCCGGCAACCCGGCCAAACGATCCCGTGCCGACCCAATCCGGGCGCAATTCGGGCCCGCTGATTCTCGGCATTGTCACGCTTCACCGACCGAACTGGCCCCGGACTTGGACTGAGCTGGACCTAACCAGCTTCGCCTCGCCCCGGCTCTCGCTGCCTCGTTCAAACACCCTTGCCCCAAGGGCACATTTCTCCCGTCATGATAAACACCCGTTTTCGTAAATTTTCCGCGGCCTCACGGCCCAAACGCACAACCGCCGTAATGACTTTTCCATGCGCCAATGGCGTCCCTTTGACGACGCCGCCCCCGCCATTTCATCCCGTCAGATCGCTGCCCCATCATCATCCCATTCCTGTTTTTGCCGCCCGAAACGCAAAAAACCCACAAAAGCGAATCACGCTTTGCGGGTTTTGTCTCCGGACCCATTTGTCCTGTTGACTTTATCTTTATGCCACAAGAAAAAGAACAAATCAAGAACTATTTTCAAGAATGATGGAAAAAATTCCCATCAAAAGCTCCTGGCAGAAACTTATTTTGACAAATTTTATATGTTTCTCAATGCATTAGACGGTATTTCCGTTAAATCGTAATGCCCTGAAGTTTGCGAAACAGCGTCACCGCATAGCGGTCCGTCATGCCGGAAATGTAATCCATCACCCGCATTATCCGGGCATAAAGCCCGTCGGCTTCCGAAAGCTTGCCCGACAGAAGCTTGTCGATCCGGTCGGCCTGCGGCGGCAGGCGTTTGCCATGTTTCTGATGTTCTTCAATGTCAATCGCGGCCCGGACAAAGCTGTCAAGCAGGCCATTGATGACCTCGAACCCGGCCATTTCAATCGGCAGGACATGCGGCGCATTATAAATCCGTTCAACCGCCAGCATCTTGCAGTTTTTGGCATCCTTGCCAAGCGGCGTATTGGCCAGCAGATCGCCTTCCAGCGTGCCCGAAAGCAACGCATCCTCATGCTCGATAAAGGCATCAACCGCCGCCTTCACCAGATTGCCAATCGCCTTGCCACGCAAAAAGCCGATCCGGTCATCTTCGGATTTTTCGGCATACCATGGCTCGGCCCGCAGATCGGCCCAGCGTTTTTCGGCGTCGCCTTCATATTTTTCCGGGTGGCGGGCAATCGGGGCAAGGGCGCGTTCGACCTGCTCGAAACTGACACAGTTAAGCTCCCAGCCATCTTCAAGATCGACCACCGAATAGCAAATATCATCGGCCGCCTCGACCAGATAGACCAGCGGATGGCGTCGCCACGCGCCGTCAAACCCGTCAAGCGGTGATAGTCCGCAGACATTGGCAATCGCATGGGCGATGTCGCGCTCTGCCTGATAATATCCGGGCTTTTTGAGGCCGGTATACTCGCGACGGCGCGCATCGGGGACCGATGTGCTGCGCGGATATTTGATGAAGCTGCCGAGCGTCCCGTAAGTCAGGTTAAGCCCGCCGTCAAACCGCTTCATCTCAAGCTGGCTGATGATGCGCAACCCCTGCGCATTCCCCTCGAAATGCCGTAAATCTTCAAGCTCCGGTCCGGTCAACCGCCCGGTCAGTTCTTCCTTGGCAAGGCGCGATGTGGTGAACCATTCATTGATCGCATCCTCGCCCGAATGGCCGAATGGCGGGTTGCCGATATCATGCGCAAGACACGCGGCCTGCACCATGTAACCGATATCGGCAATGGTGATCGGGCTTCCTTTGGGCAGATGCTTGACGATATGCGCACCGGCCATAAGCCCCAGCGACTGCCCGACCGATCCGACCTCGATCGTGTGGGTCAGGCGGGTATGCACATGGTCATTTTCCGAAAGTGGGTGGACCTGTGTCTTGTTCTGAAGACGGCGGAACGAGGATGAAAAAATGATCCGGTCGACATCGATCTGGAACGGGCTTCTGCCATCCGGGCTTGGATGCGGATCGCCATCGGGCAGGCGGATTTTGCCATCCCGAAAATCAAGCCGGTGTGGTGAAAGCAGATTTTCCCAGCGCATTTTGGCCGGTTGCATCGAACCCATGGCGATGCGACTCCCTGTCCGTGTCGTGTGTGCGTCCGCAAACCCGACTTTAACGGGGGTGGGAGTCGGGCGCAATCGGGCAAAACCGATTGCGCCAAATCAGTGTGATCTTATCCGAAGAACCAGCTTTTCGGATTATCAATCGGGCTGCCGTTAAGGGCGCGCAAAACGCCAATCACGTTGCGTCCGATAAACCACGCGGTGGTATAAAGCGCCATCAGCCCGACAATCGCCCAGCCCAGAAGTGGCACCCATCCGATCACGAAGGTGAAGAAGCCCAGAATGATCGCATAAAGGATGCTGATCCAGAATGTGCGGATGATGAATGTGTAATGGCTGTTGGCCCAGTGATCATCATCCTCGCGCGCGACATAGGCAATAATCAGCGCGATCAAACCGGTGGCAAAGACGGTAAACAGGGTCGCGATCATCAGGCCGTAGCAGACGACAGCCGTATTGCCGCCGCGCGTATCTGCATATTGCGGGGCATTGTCAAACGATGCGTCCTGACCTGTCATCCGGTCACTCATGGGCGTTGTTCCTGTGTTGTGTGTCGTGCAGGTTTACTTGCGCGATCATTCTTCTGCATATAGCGACAAAGTTGCAATTCGCAAAGGCCCTTACCCGGTTGAGCGTGCTGATCCTATGGCCGCAATCCATCGGTAATCAACCGCAGGCCAAGCGCGCCAAGCACCAGCCCCGCAAAGCGGTCAATCCATGTTTTCCCTCCAAGATAGGCACGTTTGGCATGCCGCCCCGAAAACACAATGGCGACAATGGCATACCATCCGGCCTCGATCATGAAAATCAGCGGCGGCAGGATCATCAACATCCAAAGCGGCGGATTGGCAGGCAAAAGGCTTGCAAAAATACTGGCATAGACAATTGCGGTTTTCGGATTGCTGATCTGGGTCAGCATCGCCAGCCCGAATGATTTCCTGAATGATTTATGTGCCGGTCGCGGGGGTATTTCCTGTGGTCCGGCATTCATCGCCGCCGTATCCATGATCAGGGGTTCTGACGCATGGCGCCATATCTTGATGCCCAGAAACACCAGATACGACCCGCCGGCAATTTTAAACACCAGATAAAGCCAGCTTACCTGCGATAAAAGCGCCGTCAGGCCAAGCACAGCAAGGCTGGCAAATAATGCCCCGCCAACCCCCATGCCAAGGCTTGCCGCCAGTCCATCACGGCGCGATGACGTCACCGCAATCCGGCTGACCATCACAAAGCTCGGTCCCGGACTGACTGCCCCGATCAAAAGGGCGCTTAGGATTCCAAACAGAACAAGACCGTCATGCATGGCAACCTCTTGTGCCTTGGAGGGGAAGGACCGCCAGATTGCCAACAATGATATCACAGTCCGGTGAAAACGGAATTTTTCTCGGCTTTTGCCTCGACTCTTGTGAATTCCGCCTTACATTTGGCGCCATATTACCAAATGACCAAGAATAAGGAATTCCGCATGTCGGACTATGATTTTGACCTGTTTGTCATCGGTGCCGGATCGGGCGGCGTGCGGGCCGCGCGCGTTGCATCTGGCTATGGCGCAAAGGTCGCGATTGCCGAGGAAAGCCGCGTTGGCGGCACCTGTGTCATTCGTGGCTGTGTGCCCAAAAAGCTTCTGGTTTACGGCGCACATTTTGCCGAGGATTTCGAAGACGCGGCGGCCTATGGCTGGACCCTTCCGGGCGAGCCCAGCTTTAGCTGGAAAAAGCTGATCGCCAACAAGGATGCGGAAATTGATCGCCTGAATGGCATCTATCACAAGCTTCTGGCCGGTTCGAACGTCAAGCTGTTCGAACATCGCGCAACCTTCAAGGACGCCCATACCGTTGTTGTGGGGGGCGAGGAAGTCACCGCCGAACGCATCCTGATCGCGGTTGGCGGTCATCCTACGCTGCCCGACATTCCGGGCATCGAACATGCGATTTCCTCGAACGAGGCCTTTCACCTCGAAGACCTGCCAAAACGCATTGTCGTGGTTGGCGGTGGTTATATCGCGGTTGAATTTGCCGGGATTTTTGCCGGGCTCGGGTCGCGCGTCACACAGCTTTATCGCGGTGATCAGATTCTGCGTGGTTTTGATCACGATATCCGCAACCATCTGGCCGAGGAAATCGTCAAAAAGGGTGTCGATCTGCGCTTCAACACCAATGTCACCGCGATTGAAAAGCAGTCCGATGGCAGCCTGAAACTGACCCTGACGGGCGGGGGCGACATGGAAGTCGACGCCGTGATGTTCGCCACCGGTCGTGCCCCCAATACCAAGGGCCTTGGGCTTGAGGCTGTCGGGATCGAAACCAACGATAACGGTGCGGTCAAAATCAACAAGGGCCTGCAAACCAGTGTTCCGAACGTCTATGCGGTTGGTGATGTGACCGACCATGTGCAACTGACCCCGGTCGCGATCAAGGAAGGCATGGCCTTTGCCGATACCGTCTTTGGCGGCAAGCCGTGGTCGATGTCCTATGCCGCGATCCCGACCGCCGTCTTCAGCCAGCCCCCGGTCGGGACTGTTGGTCTGAGCGAGGAAGAGGCACGCGCAAAGGGCGGACCGGTTGAAATCTACAAATCAACCTTCAAACCGATGCGCCATACCCTTTCGGGTCGGGATGAAAAAACGCTGATGAAACTCGTCGTCGATAAAACCACCGACGTCGTCCTTGGTGCGCACATGGTCGGCCCCGACGCTGCCGAAATCATTCAGGGCATCGGCATCGCGGTGCGCCTTGGCGCAACCAAGGCCCAGTTCGACCAGACCGTCGCGGTGCATCCGTCGGCAGCGGAAGAATTCGTTACCATGCGCTTCCCGGTAGCGGATTAAACATAGAGCATAACTACCTGCACCCTGTCAGATGCAATCATGAAGGCAGTGTCATTTTGGCACTGCCTTTTGTTTTGTTTGGACTTCTCACAAGAAATTCCGGGTTCCGTCTTCATTAGGCGTGTCGCAGGCAAGTTTAACAAAAATGTTGGCTTGTCGTTGTGCCGCTTACAACTCTATGAGGATTGTAATGATCTCTAAATTCGGAATGAAGAAGGCCTTCGTCGCAGTTTGGATGTTGCTGGCAGCAATAGCCACTGTTTCTCAGCCAGCATTTGCCTACTACGGCCCGAATGACTTTGCAGGGATTAATTGCAGCAATGCAATTGATCCCGACGAGGTGCGTTTCAGTCAGGATAGTATCTCGCGGAACTTCTCAGACGGCCAGACAGTTCAAAGTCTGATTGATGGTCTCAACAACGGCACCGTAACAGCAGCAGATGTTCCACCAATTCGTTTGGTGAAGGTTGATCCGTCACAGGCTGTTCGCAATGGTGGTCATGTCGTTGCCGCGGGCGTTTATACGCTTGATAATCGTCGACTGTATGCCTTCAAACAGGCTGGGGTGAATATCCGCTGCACCAAAGTAGATCCAATTCCTAATGATCAGCGGTTCAAATTCACGACGGATAATGATGGTACGGCAATTGTCGTCCGCTAATGCTATCCTGCGCAGGAGTAATTGCACTCTTGCGCAGGTTTCAGTTTACCTAAAATCAGGAGAAGAAATTGTCTGATGATGAACTAATTGATCTAGCTCATAGGGTGCGAACCAAAAAAGATTTTTTGAGCTTTATGTTGGAGCTGCAAAAAAACTATGGCGTCCAGGACGGCACTTGGGAAAACGATAACCTACGTGCTTATCTGGAAGGCTTCCATGGATATGCTGTTGATACCGTCGATATAACGATTCTGTCTAATGAAGGTCATGAGTTGCTAAGCTGGCAGCGGCTTGCCGAGATGATGCTGGCGGCTCGGGTATACGAGTAACCTGTTAACTAAAACGCCAGCGGCGCATTATCGACGACCTCTTTCATCACGAAAAATGTTCGCGTTTGCCGGACACCGGGAAGCGCGATCAGTTGGTCACCATGCAGGTGATTGAAGTCCGCCATGTCGCGGACCCGGATTTTCAGGAAGTAATCGAAATCCCCCGCCACCAGATGGCAATCAAGGATGAAGGGCAGTTTGCGGCACGCGGTTTCGAACGCGGCGAAGCTGTCTGGCGTTGATCGGTCCAGCACCACGCCAACCATCACCAGTGCGGCGCGATCCACCTTGTCCGGGGCGATCTGGGCGCGGATGGAGGTGATATATCCTTCCTCGAACAGGCGTTGCATCCGGCGGTGGCAGGTGGCCGGGCTGACATTGACCCGTTTGGCGATATCGGCATTACCCATCCGCCCGTCAGTTTGCAGCAGGCGCAGAATCTTTTGATCAATGCGGTCTATCGGGGCGGCATTCGCGGGGCTGGCAGGCTGCGTCATGAAAGAACCTTCCGGAATTCTGTAAGTTTTCGAAATTCTAGGCACATTTTTTCATATGATGAAAGCTTCGCGTGAAAAATTGGCACGAAGTTCGAGCGCACCTTTCACGCGCTTGGCGCTAGCATTTCCCCTTCATGAGGTTCGTTTCCCATGTCGTTCTGCAAATCAGGGAGTGCGCGATGCGCCTGGATAAATTTGAAAAATACAAACTGACCTTTGGCCCGACCCCGATCGAGGCCCTGCCGCGTCTTTCCGCCCATCTTGGCGGCGATGTCGAACTTTATGCCAAGCGCGAAGATTGCAATTCCGGTCTTGCCTTTGGCGGCAATAAAGTCCGCAAGATGGAATATATCATCCCCGATGCGATCAAATCCGGGGCAGATACCCTTGTCACCATCGGTGGTGTGCAATCCAACCACACAAGGCAGGTCGCGGCCATCGCCGCCAAGATCGGCATGAAATGCCGTCTGGTGCAGGAAAGCTGGGTGCCGTTCAATGACGCGGTTTATGACCGGGTCGGCAACATATTGATGAGCCGCGTCATGGGGGCGGAGATCGAACTGGTCGACGAGGGTTTTGATATAGGTATCCGCGAAAGCTGGGAAGCCGCCCTTGAGGATGTGAAGGCCAAGGGTGGGGTGCCTTACCCGATCCCCGCCGGGGCATCGGTGCATAAATATGGCGGGCTTGGCTTTGTCGGCTTTGCCGAGGAAGTCCGCGCCCAGGAAGCCGAACTTGGCTTTAAATTCGATTATGTCGTGGTCTGCACCGTGACCGGTTCCACCCATGCTGGCATGGCGGTCGGTTTTGCCGCCGATGGTCGGGCCGATAAGGTGGTCGGCATTGATGCATCCGGCACGCCCGAACAGACCCGCGCACAGGTTCTGGCGATTGCCCAGAAAACAGCTGATCTGGTCGAACTTGAAGGCGGTATTTCTGATCGGGACCTTACCCTGATCGAAGATTACGCCTATCCGGCTTATGGCGTACCGTCCGATGAAACCAACGAGGCGATCCGCCTGTGTGGCCGTCTCGAAGGCATGATGACCGACCCGGTTTACGAAGGCAAATCGATGCAGGGCATGATCGATCTGGTCAAAAAGGGCTATTTCCCCAAGGGGTCGAAAGTCCTTTACGCCCATCTTGGCGGTGTGCCTGCGATCAATGCTTATAGCTATCTGTATCGCAACGGCTGATTGCTGCTGCGCAAAGCCTGCACCCGCACCACGCCGTCATTCCCGTTCTGGCGGGAATTTGGTCTCCCACAGCTCTCCCTAGAGGACGGGGTGGTGCAAACGCAAAGGGGAAGCCGTTATGGCTTCCCCTTTGTCGTTTCTGTTTCTATCGGCTTTGGTGATCCTACCGTCCGGTAATCCCCGGGAAGATGATCAGAAGGGCCACGGCCAGCACCTGCAGGCAGATGAACGGCACCAGCGCCTTGAAGATCGTGCCAAGCGTTATATCCGGTGGTGCCACCGATTTCAGATAGAACGCGGCGGGCCCGAATGGCGGGGAAAGGAAGCTGACTTGCATGTTCATCGCAAACAGAACCCCGAACCACACCGGGTCATAGCCAAGCTGTTTGATGATCGGCACAAAGATCGGCATGGTCAGAAGCGCGATCCCGACCCAGTCCAGGAACATGCCGAGCACAAACAGGATCAGCATCATGAACAGGATGATGATCGTCGGATCATCGGAAATGCCGGTGATCAGGGCCGATACGAACTTAATACCGCCCATCAGGTTGAACACCCCGACAAGGGCCGATGCGCCAATCCCGATCCAGACGATCATGCCGCAGGTCGACAGCGTCTGAAGCGATGCGGCCTTAAGCATCGAGAGCGAAAACTCGCGCCGAACGATGGTCGATGCAACCACACCGGCAACGCCAACGGCGGAGGCTTCGGTGACCGATGCAATCCCGCCATAGATCGAGCCCAGAACGCAGATCACAACAAGGATCGGCAGGAACAGACCCTTGAGAAGGCGTATTTTTTCCTCGGTCGGGATTTTTTCGGTGCGCGGCGGCGGGGCGATGTTATCGCCGGTGTAGCTTCGGAACAGCACATAGGCGACATAGAAACCCGCCAGCATGAAACCCGGAATGAAGGATGCGGTAAACAGATCGCCGATTGATACGTTCGCGGTCAGGCCATAGATGATCAGAACGATCGAGGGTGGCACCATCGTGCCCAGCGACCCGCCGGCACAAACCACACCGATGGCAAGGTTTTTGTCATATCCCTGACGGAGCATCTGCGGCAGGGCCAGCAGGCCCAGCAGCACGATTTCGCCGCCGATGATGCCACTCATGGCGGCCAGGATCACGGCGACAAAAATCGTCTGGACCGCGACCCCGCCCTTAAGCCGCCCGCCAAACAGGCGCATGGCTTCGAACAGGTCCCTGGCGATGCCGGATCGATCAAGGATCGCCGCCATCATCACGAACATCGGGACCGAGACAAAGACAAAGGATGACACAAACGAATAGACCCGGCTGGTGATCAGCGGCACCGCCATCGGCCCGAACCAGCCAAGGGTGAATATCAGGGCAATCAACAGGGTCACAAATGCCAGCGGCATGCCGGTTATCAAAAAACCAAGCAGCAGCACGAACATCGCAAGCGTGCCATATTCAATGCCAAGGGACTGCAAATCAAACATCGGGATTTATCCTGTTACGCCGGATATAATTGTTTCCATGCCGTGCATGAGCGGACCCGTTCATCGGTGATGCTGCCGGGCAGAATGACGGGGCCAAATTCACACGTAATATGATGTGGCTTTTAAGGTGTTCCGGGATGTTTCGCAGGTCAGTCATGGCCTGTTCCCGTACCGGAATTTGCACCTGCATAATCAGGTTTTGCGCGCATATAATTGATCGTCAGAATGACAAACTGGATCGTCA is part of the Thalassospira lucentensis genome and harbors:
- a CDS encoding COX15/CtaA family protein — its product is MSSIEQTSSVSSPAPATGSVAPTPHRNVAMWLFFVAAMVFIMVVIGGLTRLTESGLSIVEWRPFTGIIPPMNEADWMALYQQYSQYPEFQKINAWMSVEDFKSIFWLEFIHRLWGRLIGVVFFVPFVWFLAKKSIDGATKWKLWGLFILGGLQGAMGWYMVMSGLVDRPDVSQYRLTAHFGLALVIFIALMWVGFNQYAPRGMATHASKRGWQLLALIVFAALSGGFVAGINAGHTYNTFPLMDGQLIPDGLFVYSPAWLAPFEDHMTVQWDHRWLAKLTFVMVILFWWRAGKWDLTPQQRLATHLVLAAVCLQVTLGISTLLSVVWLPLGVAHQAGAVVLVGAMTYAVYTLTETCPGNGD
- a CDS encoding bifunctional precorrin-2 dehydrogenase/sirohydrochlorin ferrochelatase; this translates as MFPINLDLARLSVALVGNGQATLNRLRQLDGDGAKYVTVYAEDPIAELVDQAGDRLHRYLPNSADVNAAAIMFIVDLPHEKAAELAAIAKAVGTIANVEDVKEYCDFFSPARVTRGDLMITVSTNGHSPRLAGRIRHAIENWLVPKWDQRLRELSDQREKWKADGADMKQLLKMTDDYIDRRGWL
- a CDS encoding phosphoadenylyl-sulfate reductase, producing the protein MTVMREEDIVTGGSMSVEEAEVRAADLLSRYGHLQGISLIEPMVHEEFNGKITMTSSFGTEAAALLALVSEVDPNLPVIFLDTRKLFGETHRYREQLVDQLGLTNIQIMRPDETLLAADDPNGMLFATDTAKCCYLRKVEPLQRALKGYDAWLTGRKRFHGGERGQLPVIETAGTRIKINPLAGYNRSDIEDIFDNRALPHHPLEAEGFLSIGCMPCTDRVDPNSTDVRAGRWAGQDKTECGIHYII
- a CDS encoding deoxyguanosinetriphosphate triphosphohydrolase, whose product is MGSMQPAKMRWENLLSPHRLDFRDGKIRLPDGDPHPSPDGRSPFQIDVDRIIFSSSFRRLQNKTQVHPLSENDHVHTRLTHTIEVGSVGQSLGLMAGAHIVKHLPKGSPITIADIGYMVQAACLAHDIGNPPFGHSGEDAINEWFTTSRLAKEELTGRLTGPELEDLRHFEGNAQGLRIISQLEMKRFDGGLNLTYGTLGSFIKYPRSTSVPDARRREYTGLKKPGYYQAERDIAHAIANVCGLSPLDGFDGAWRRHPLVYLVEAADDICYSVVDLEDGWELNCVSFEQVERALAPIARHPEKYEGDAEKRWADLRAEPWYAEKSEDDRIGFLRGKAIGNLVKAAVDAFIEHEDALLSGTLEGDLLANTPLGKDAKNCKMLAVERIYNAPHVLPIEMAGFEVINGLLDSFVRAAIDIEEHQKHGKRLPPQADRIDKLLSGKLSEADGLYARIMRVMDYISGMTDRYAVTLFRKLQGITI
- a CDS encoding LysE family translocator, coding for MHDGLVLFGILSALLIGAVSPGPSFVMVSRIAVTSSRRDGLAASLGMGVGGALFASLAVLGLTALLSQVSWLYLVFKIAGGSYLVFLGIKIWRHASEPLIMDTAAMNAGPQEIPPRPAHKSFRKSFGLAMLTQISNPKTAIVYASIFASLLPANPPLWMLMILPPLIFMIEAGWYAIVAIVFSGRHAKRAYLGGKTWIDRFAGLVLGALGLRLITDGLRP
- the gor gene encoding glutathione-disulfide reductase; translation: MSDYDFDLFVIGAGSGGVRAARVASGYGAKVAIAEESRVGGTCVIRGCVPKKLLVYGAHFAEDFEDAAAYGWTLPGEPSFSWKKLIANKDAEIDRLNGIYHKLLAGSNVKLFEHRATFKDAHTVVVGGEEVTAERILIAVGGHPTLPDIPGIEHAISSNEAFHLEDLPKRIVVVGGGYIAVEFAGIFAGLGSRVTQLYRGDQILRGFDHDIRNHLAEEIVKKGVDLRFNTNVTAIEKQSDGSLKLTLTGGGDMEVDAVMFATGRAPNTKGLGLEAVGIETNDNGAVKINKGLQTSVPNVYAVGDVTDHVQLTPVAIKEGMAFADTVFGGKPWSMSYAAIPTAVFSQPPVGTVGLSEEEARAKGGPVEIYKSTFKPMRHTLSGRDEKTLMKLVVDKTTDVVLGAHMVGPDAAEIIQGIGIAVRLGATKAQFDQTVAVHPSAAEEFVTMRFPVAD
- a CDS encoding Lrp/AsnC family transcriptional regulator, producing MTQPASPANAAPIDRIDQKILRLLQTDGRMGNADIAKRVNVSPATCHRRMQRLFEEGYITSIRAQIAPDKVDRAALVMVGVVLDRSTPDSFAAFETACRKLPFILDCHLVAGDFDYFLKIRVRDMADFNHLHGDQLIALPGVRQTRTFFVMKEVVDNAPLAF
- a CDS encoding 1-aminocyclopropane-1-carboxylate deaminase, whose protein sequence is MRLDKFEKYKLTFGPTPIEALPRLSAHLGGDVELYAKREDCNSGLAFGGNKVRKMEYIIPDAIKSGADTLVTIGGVQSNHTRQVAAIAAKIGMKCRLVQESWVPFNDAVYDRVGNILMSRVMGAEIELVDEGFDIGIRESWEAALEDVKAKGGVPYPIPAGASVHKYGGLGFVGFAEEVRAQEAELGFKFDYVVVCTVTGSTHAGMAVGFAADGRADKVVGIDASGTPEQTRAQVLAIAQKTADLVELEGGISDRDLTLIEDYAYPAYGVPSDETNEAIRLCGRLEGMMTDPVYEGKSMQGMIDLVKKGYFPKGSKVLYAHLGGVPAINAYSYLYRNG